One window from the genome of Neorhodopirellula lusitana encodes:
- a CDS encoding integrase core domain-containing protein: MTPVPFSWLKIFGIYGLPRAIYVDNGNPWANASNKHRHTRFSAWLLRHDVDVIFGRPYHPQGRGKLERFHRTLKLEVLQGRSMTSLQEAQGHFDPWREVYNLERPHEALDLGTPAEHYRVSEREFVEQKEEYQYSDRYQIRRVNPVGQFRFRGQVYRVREAFQDQPIGLSETQTEGVWDVTYCRFVVASLNIRTGTIERHQPRG; encoded by the coding sequence TTGACCCCCGTCCCCTTTTCTTGGCTCAAAATCTTCGGTATTTACGGGCTTCCACGAGCAATTTACGTCGACAACGGTAACCCTTGGGCCAACGCATCTAACAAGCATCGACACACGCGATTTTCGGCTTGGCTACTGCGCCATGATGTCGATGTGATCTTCGGCCGCCCTTACCATCCGCAGGGGCGTGGCAAGCTGGAACGCTTCCATCGGACGCTGAAGCTCGAAGTGCTTCAAGGTCGCTCGATGACGAGTCTCCAGGAGGCTCAAGGCCACTTCGACCCTTGGCGTGAAGTCTACAACCTGGAGCGTCCTCACGAGGCCCTTGATCTGGGAACACCTGCGGAACATTATCGCGTCAGTGAGCGAGAGTTCGTTGAACAGAAGGAAGAGTATCAGTACAGCGACCGCTACCAAATCCGGAGGGTCAATCCGGTTGGCCAATTCCGATTTCGCGGGCAAGTTTATCGGGTCCGTGAAGCATTTCAGGACCAACCGATCGGGCTGAGCGAAACGCAGACCGAGGGCGTTTGGGATGTCACCTACTGCCGTTTCGTGGTGGCCAGTCTGAATATCCGCACCGGAACCATTGAGCGTCACCAGCCTCGCGGCTGA